One window of bacterium genomic DNA carries:
- the kdpF gene encoding K(+)-transporting ATPase subunit F, whose amino-acid sequence MADIVLGVLAIGLMIYLLVAMVRPEKF is encoded by the coding sequence ATGGCTGACATCGTACTTGGTGTTCTCGCGATTGGCTTGATGATCTATCTTCTCGTCGCGATGGTTCGACCGGAGAAATTCTGA
- the kdpA gene encoding potassium-transporting ATPase subunit KdpA, which translates to MDIGGWIQFVLYLGILALLTKPMGIYLYRVLNPDARVGLEPIFGGTERLIYRSLRVDPKQEQDWKAYAFSMLAFSLISMLLTYLILRLQHVLPLNPQGLGPLSHHLAFNTAASFATNTNWQSYGGEGTMSYFSQMVGLTLHNFTSAAVGIAIAAALVRGIARATAKTIGNFWVDLTRVTLYVLLPIGVIFALFLVSQGMIQNFKPYETISIVQDAALDSTLSPTQTIAQGPMASQVAIKMLGTNGGGFVNANAAHPYENPNPLSNFFQTLSILLIPAGLTYYLGRMVKSQGHGWAVWVAMAVMFVGGAMVVWSAESAGNPRITALGVEGADGNMEGKETRFGIFNSALFATVTTDASCGAVNTMHDSMTPLGGLVPLFNIQVGEVIFGGVGAGLYGMLLYVILAIFIAGLMVGRTPEYLGKKIGATEVKLAAIGILVPVILILGFTAWGVVSQWGTASLNNSGPHGLSEVLYAFSSATGNNGSAFAGLGTNFPWYNTLMGIAMLVGRFMIIVPVLAIAGQLASKKLVAEGAGSFPVSGVTFTVLLIGTVLIIGALTFLPVLALGPVLEQFLMTRSTQLF; encoded by the coding sequence ATGGACATTGGCGGTTGGATTCAATTTGTCCTGTATTTGGGAATACTGGCGCTGCTGACAAAGCCGATGGGTATCTATCTTTATCGCGTGCTGAACCCTGATGCGCGCGTGGGACTTGAACCCATTTTCGGCGGAACGGAGCGATTGATATACAGGTCACTGCGCGTTGATCCCAAGCAGGAACAAGACTGGAAAGCCTATGCATTCTCAATGCTGGCTTTTAGCCTGATCAGTATGCTGCTTACATACTTGATTCTGCGATTGCAGCATGTACTGCCGCTCAATCCGCAGGGCCTGGGGCCGTTGTCGCATCACCTGGCGTTTAACACGGCGGCAAGTTTTGCGACCAACACGAATTGGCAGAGTTACGGCGGCGAAGGGACGATGTCTTACTTCTCGCAGATGGTGGGCCTAACGCTGCACAACTTCACGTCCGCCGCCGTTGGTATTGCTATTGCCGCTGCGCTGGTGCGCGGCATTGCGCGGGCGACGGCTAAGACGATAGGAAACTTCTGGGTTGATCTCACGCGCGTGACGCTGTACGTTTTGTTGCCGATTGGTGTGATCTTCGCGCTGTTCCTCGTCAGTCAGGGTATGATCCAGAACTTCAAACCCTATGAGACGATTAGCATCGTCCAGGATGCAGCCTTGGACAGCACGCTCTCACCGACGCAAACCATAGCACAAGGTCCGATGGCTTCACAGGTTGCTATCAAAATGCTCGGAACAAACGGTGGCGGTTTTGTGAATGCTAATGCCGCCCATCCGTACGAGAATCCTAATCCGCTGTCCAATTTCTTCCAGACGCTCTCAATTCTTCTCATCCCGGCGGGATTAACATACTACTTGGGCCGCATGGTGAAGTCACAGGGACACGGATGGGCGGTTTGGGTCGCTATGGCTGTGATGTTTGTCGGCGGCGCGATGGTGGTGTGGAGTGCTGAGTCAGCGGGAAATCCGCGCATCACTGCGCTGGGGGTTGAAGGAGCCGATGGTAACATGGAAGGCAAAGAGACGCGATTCGGAATCTTCAACAGCGCCCTCTTCGCAACTGTTACAACCGATGCATCTTGCGGCGCGGTGAACACTATGCACGATTCAATGACGCCCTTGGGCGGTTTGGTACCGCTTTTCAATATTCAAGTCGGTGAAGTCATTTTCGGCGGCGTCGGTGCGGGTCTCTACGGCATGCTTCTGTATGTCATCCTCGCAATCTTCATCGCCGGATTGATGGTTGGACGTACGCCGGAATACCTCGGCAAGAAGATTGGCGCAACGGAAGTTAAGCTCGCGGCCATCGGCATTCTTGTCCCGGTGATCTTGATTCTCGGCTTCACGGCCTGGGGCGTTGTTTCTCAGTGGGGAACGGCCTCACTCAACAATAGCGGTCCGCACGGGCTGAGCGAAGTGTTGTATGCCTTTTCTTCCGCCACGGGAAACAACGGCAGTGCGTTTGCCGGTCTGGGAACAAACTTCCCGTGGTACAACACGCTCATGGGCATTGCGATGCTCGTCGGTCGTTTCATGATCATCGTGCCGGTATTGGCAATTGCTGGACAGCTCGCATCTAAGAAACTCGTCGCCGAAGGTGCGGGCAGCTTCCCGGTCTCCGGGGTGACATTTACTGTTTTGCTAATCGGAACTGTGCTCATCATTGGCGCGCTGACGTTCTTGCCTGTGCTCGCATTAGGGCCGGTGCTTGAACAATTCCTGATGACTCGCTCCACGCAACTCTTTTAA
- the kdpB gene encoding potassium-transporting ATPase subunit KdpB, which produces MSTKAISILDRSVLGPAFVSSLRKLNPKEQLRNPVMFVTLIGAFVTTLAPVIGWTHDEPFSFTLQIAAWLWITVIFANLAESLAESRGKAQADALRKSRAQTIANRLMSNGIYQNVPSDSLRKDDIVRVSAGELIPSDGEVIEGAAMVNESAITGESAPVVRESGGDRSSVTGGTVVLSDTILVRVSANPGESLMDKMIALVEGARRQRTPNEIALTILLSALTLIFLLVIVTLKPFGTYSGVNFSITVLVALLVCLIPTTIGGLLSAIGIAGIDRLARKNVLAMSGRSVEAAGDVDVLLLDKTGTITLGDRQATEFIPAPSVNIRDLVDAAQLASLADETPEGRSIIVLAKEHGFRARSIHELNGAQFVPFTAKSRMSGLDTTDFEVRKGAADAVKHYIGAEFPSAVNETVHRIASAGGTPIVVARDKQVMGVIYLKDIVKGGLPDRFARLRAMGIKTVMITGDNPLTAATIARESGVDDYLAEATPEDKLELIRKEQAKGHLVAMTGDGTNDAPALAQADVGVAMNTGTQAAKEAGNMIDLDSNPTKLIEVVETGKQLLITRGALTTFSIANDVAKYFAIIPAMLMGTFAVIAPLNVMRLDSPYSAIMSAVIFNALIIVALTPLALRGVRFRPASASAILRRNLLIYGLGGVVAPFVGIKAIDVIITTLKLV; this is translated from the coding sequence ATGAGCACCAAAGCTATAAGCATTCTTGATCGTTCCGTGCTTGGCCCGGCATTCGTGTCCTCCTTGCGCAAGCTCAATCCGAAAGAGCAATTGCGTAATCCTGTCATGTTCGTGACACTGATCGGCGCTTTCGTGACAACATTGGCGCCAGTTATCGGTTGGACACACGATGAGCCTTTCTCCTTCACCCTTCAGATCGCGGCGTGGCTATGGATTACTGTGATCTTCGCGAATCTTGCTGAGTCGCTGGCCGAAAGTCGCGGCAAAGCGCAGGCCGATGCCTTACGGAAGTCCCGCGCGCAGACCATCGCCAACAGACTCATGAGCAACGGCATCTATCAGAATGTACCATCTGACTCTTTGCGCAAGGACGACATTGTACGCGTTAGCGCGGGCGAGCTGATCCCATCTGACGGCGAGGTCATTGAAGGCGCTGCGATGGTCAATGAGTCCGCTATAACAGGTGAGTCCGCGCCCGTCGTGCGCGAGTCAGGCGGCGACCGCAGCTCAGTGACCGGTGGAACCGTTGTGCTTTCGGATACTATTCTGGTGCGCGTCTCCGCGAATCCCGGCGAGAGCCTGATGGACAAGATGATCGCGCTTGTCGAAGGCGCACGACGTCAGAGGACGCCTAACGAGATCGCGCTGACAATATTACTGTCCGCATTGACGCTGATCTTCTTGCTCGTAATTGTCACATTGAAGCCGTTCGGCACTTACTCGGGAGTCAACTTCTCCATTACGGTGCTCGTTGCGCTTCTGGTGTGCCTAATTCCTACAACGATCGGCGGCTTGCTAAGCGCTATTGGTATCGCCGGTATTGATCGCCTTGCGCGTAAGAACGTTTTGGCAATGAGCGGCAGATCTGTCGAAGCGGCCGGTGACGTGGACGTGCTATTGCTCGATAAGACCGGCACAATTACATTAGGAGACCGTCAGGCTACCGAGTTCATCCCTGCGCCCAGCGTGAACATCCGCGACTTGGTGGATGCGGCTCAGCTTGCCTCGCTTGCCGATGAGACCCCTGAAGGCCGCAGCATCATTGTCTTAGCAAAGGAACACGGTTTTCGCGCACGCAGCATTCATGAACTGAATGGCGCGCAGTTTGTGCCATTCACGGCGAAGTCGCGGATGAGCGGTTTAGACACCACCGATTTTGAAGTTCGCAAAGGCGCCGCCGATGCCGTGAAACACTACATCGGTGCGGAGTTTCCATCCGCTGTCAATGAGACTGTTCATCGCATCGCGAGTGCGGGGGGAACTCCGATTGTCGTTGCCAGAGACAAGCAAGTGATGGGCGTGATCTACTTGAAGGATATCGTCAAGGGAGGATTGCCTGATCGATTTGCGCGTCTGCGTGCAATGGGTATTAAGACGGTGATGATCACAGGCGACAATCCGTTGACTGCCGCCACGATTGCCAGGGAGTCAGGCGTGGATGACTATCTTGCCGAAGCAACTCCGGAAGATAAACTGGAGTTGATACGAAAGGAGCAGGCAAAAGGTCATCTCGTTGCCATGACAGGAGACGGCACGAACGACGCTCCCGCGCTGGCACAAGCAGACGTCGGTGTCGCTATGAACACCGGCACGCAGGCCGCCAAGGAAGCGGGGAACATGATTGACCTTGACTCGAATCCCACTAAGTTGATTGAAGTTGTAGAAACGGGCAAGCAGCTTCTGATTACGCGGGGGGCCTTAACGACATTCAGCATTGCCAACGACGTTGCCAAGTACTTCGCCATTATTCCGGCGATGCTGATGGGAACATTCGCCGTGATTGCACCGCTCAATGTCATGCGATTGGATAGCCCTTATAGCGCCATTATGAGCGCGGTCATCTTCAATGCTCTCATTATTGTTGCCCTGACGCCTCTTGCGTTGCGCGGTGTGCGGTTTCGTCCTGCCAGCGCCAGCGCGATTTTGCGCAGAAATCTCTTGATCTACGGGCTGGGCGGAGTCGTTGCGCCGTTCGTCGGCATCAAAGCCATTGACGTGATCATTACAACTTTGAAGCTAGTCTGA
- the kdpC gene encoding K(+)-transporting ATPase subunit C, translated as MKNLVRELRPALVATAVLTVLLCVVYPVVVWAIAQTLFPSQANGSLLFNSSGKTIGSELIGQPFTAVRYFHPRPSAAGNGYDGASSGGSNLGPLSLKLIDAVSQRVANYREINGVPASVAVPADAVTASASGLDPHISLANAKLQANRVAQARDIEVSRVIGLIEANTDSKALGILGEEGVNVLMLNLALDMEH; from the coding sequence ATGAAGAATCTTGTAAGAGAATTACGACCTGCGCTTGTTGCCACTGCCGTGCTGACCGTCCTACTGTGCGTGGTATACCCGGTAGTCGTGTGGGCGATCGCGCAGACTTTATTCCCCAGTCAGGCCAATGGAAGCCTGCTGTTCAACTCGAGCGGCAAGACGATAGGCTCAGAGCTTATCGGACAGCCATTCACCGCGGTTCGCTACTTTCATCCACGCCCCTCGGCGGCGGGAAACGGGTATGATGGAGCTTCCTCCGGCGGATCAAACCTCGGGCCACTTTCGCTGAAGCTGATTGATGCCGTATCACAGCGGGTCGCTAACTACCGAGAGATTAACGGCGTTCCCGCGAGTGTGGCAGTGCCGGCGGATGCAGTAACGGCGTCGGCCAGCGGGTTGGATCCGCACATTAGTTTAGCCAACGCGAAGTTGCAAGCCAATCGCGTTGCGCAAGCCCGGGACATTGAAGTGAGTCGCGTCATTGGCCTCATAGAAGCCAACACTGATTCAAAAGCGTTAGGCATTCTGGGCGAAGAGGGTGTTAACGTCTTGATGCTGAATCTTGCGCTCGACATGGAGCATTGA